In one Roseburia intestinalis L1-82 genomic region, the following are encoded:
- a CDS encoding transglutaminase domain-containing protein — translation MKRAKLKIEILTVIFCSLIFAFSEKNNSIYADEVLTDMELPTGRLVFEEETEEAADEDYESIEESDIAEQSLLRTADIAADDWNKYGSDYFYDQLSDEEKAYWNALDVICEKYLTTETDAVTTKSGAYRMQAISGSTLAKAQQKNVLLMFRYSNPQYYFLNATVYTISYSNDTISLVFGIYPAFENGTDRMEKTEKVKEQVDAWQEQIDQCSKDYEKVKKIHDLICEKVYYNQALVNSDFATESTEYSQSVYSVFCTDKTVCAGYAQSFAMMCNGSGIDTAVVTSSNHEWNKVKICSSWYNVDCTWDDQSDGYYYNFFVKSDEFYDTYSSWSKTCHTEEDYWEGYLPVCTLDSGATQTDPGKIPIEGHTIVTDAAVAASCETTGLTEGSHCSVCGEILTEQTVIPATGHTPVKDAAVAAACETTGLTEGSHCSVCKTVLVAQKVIPAAGHKWSEYRESGKVKRKCSVCGKTETVRTLPKVKMVQLSKTSYTYDGKSHMPAVKVTNSAGKKLKEGTDYKIKKPSGRKNAGIYTVTIEMKGDYTGKYQKTFQIIPKGTAISSVKAKKKAFSVSWKKQAKQTSGYQIQYAVDAKFKKSVVAKNVNNTKKVKLDVSKLKAKKKYYIRVRTYKTVKVNGKSKKIYSGWSKVKAVTTKK, via the coding sequence ATGAAAAGAGCAAAATTAAAAATAGAAATATTGACGGTAATTTTTTGCAGTCTGATATTTGCATTTTCAGAAAAAAACAACAGCATTTATGCGGATGAAGTCCTAACGGATATGGAATTGCCGACAGGACGACTTGTATTTGAGGAAGAAACCGAAGAGGCGGCTGACGAGGATTATGAATCCATAGAAGAAAGTGATATTGCCGAACAGTCTTTGCTTCGAACGGCAGACATAGCAGCGGACGACTGGAACAAGTATGGAAGCGATTACTTTTATGATCAGTTATCGGACGAAGAAAAAGCGTACTGGAATGCCTTAGATGTCATCTGTGAAAAGTACCTGACGACGGAAACGGATGCTGTGACGACAAAGTCGGGGGCATATCGGATGCAGGCAATTTCTGGAAGCACACTTGCGAAGGCACAGCAGAAAAATGTACTGTTGATGTTTCGGTATTCAAATCCACAATATTATTTTTTGAATGCGACAGTTTATACAATTTCATATTCAAATGATACAATTTCTCTGGTATTCGGTATTTATCCTGCGTTTGAAAACGGTACAGACCGGATGGAAAAGACGGAAAAAGTAAAGGAACAGGTGGATGCCTGGCAGGAGCAGATCGATCAATGCAGTAAAGATTATGAAAAGGTTAAAAAGATACATGATCTGATCTGTGAAAAAGTGTATTATAATCAGGCTCTTGTGAATAGCGATTTTGCAACGGAGAGTACAGAATATTCACAGTCTGTGTACAGCGTTTTCTGTACGGATAAGACTGTCTGTGCCGGATATGCCCAGTCATTTGCAATGATGTGCAATGGCTCAGGAATCGATACGGCGGTGGTGACGAGTTCCAACCATGAATGGAATAAAGTAAAAATATGTAGCTCCTGGTATAATGTGGATTGTACATGGGATGACCAGAGTGATGGTTATTATTATAATTTTTTTGTGAAAAGTGATGAGTTTTATGATACATACAGCAGCTGGTCGAAAACATGTCATACAGAAGAAGATTATTGGGAGGGGTATTTGCCGGTATGTACATTAGATAGTGGAGCTACGCAGACAGATCCTGGAAAAATCCCGATAGAAGGTCATACAATTGTGACAGATGCAGCGGTAGCAGCATCCTGTGAGACGACCGGTCTCACAGAGGGAAGCCACTGCAGTGTCTGTGGGGAAATATTGACAGAACAGACAGTGATTCCGGCAACAGGGCATACACCGGTAAAAGATGCAGCGGTAGCAGCAGCCTGTGAGACGACCGGTCTTACGGAAGGAAGTCATTGCAGTGTGTGTAAAACAGTGCTTGTGGCACAGAAAGTAATTCCGGCAGCCGGTCATAAGTGGAGTGAGTACAGAGAGAGCGGAAAAGTGAAACGGAAATGCAGCGTCTGTGGAAAGACGGAAACGGTACGAACCCTTCCGAAAGTAAAGATGGTCCAGCTCTCAAAGACTTCCTATACCTATGACGGTAAGTCCCATATGCCGGCGGTAAAAGTGACAAACAGTGCTGGAAAGAAGTTAAAAGAGGGAACGGATTATAAAATAAAGAAGCCGTCCGGGCGGAAAAATGCCGGTATCTATACGGTCACGATTGAAATGAAAGGTGATTACACCGGAAAATACCAGAAAACATTTCAGATCATACCGAAAGGAACCGCCATTTCCAGTGTAAAGGCAAAGAAAAAAGCATTTTCGGTGTCCTGGAAGAAGCAGGCAAAACAGACAAGCGGTTACCAGATCCAGTATGCAGTGGATGCGAAATTCAAAAAGTCGGTTGTGGCAAAGAACGTCAATAATACCAAAAAGGTAAAACTGGACGTTTCAAAATTAAAAGCAAAAAAGAAATATTACATACGCGTCCGCACCTATAAGACTGTAAAAGTGAATGGAAAATCAAAAAAGATCTATTCGGGCTGGTCTAAGGTAAAAGCAGTCACTACAAAGAAATAA